The proteins below are encoded in one region of Scomber japonicus isolate fScoJap1 chromosome 24, fScoJap1.pri, whole genome shotgun sequence:
- the anos1a gene encoding anosmin-1a, translated as MLATSSGVMMKKSLSLWIIFLLSFGVCARKQRDDTEDDESWSESVSRARCASRCLSLHSIAALSSPMQNNGSLGWCHNHKQCAKCLEPCKDSWVMKRKSNCRELCERVFPKKHWECVTSCEFLQSVLAVKQGSCPPPEKASGFAAACVESCDHDRECSAQKKCCSNGCGHTCQSPKDLYKGAPLKPRKELGFEELSSDQLEVRWSSRFNISAEPVVNVLQRRWNFGIQPSEDTATSWQVVAQTTEQGARLTDIRPGRWYQFRVAAVNTHGTRGFTTPSRHIHSSRDPSNPPAPTELRATNMTFGPGRTVSAQLQWSMLADLDVPVHHYKVSWSWTAVGQPSASSLTKRRKTVREGQVELDSMRSNRNYSVEVQAVSYWGQTQLKGPRAVLHFSTQRASSPAPRNPSGDILDVGTPFYQDGQLHVHVYWQSSTDPSVEFYRIQWGPEYCGHNQTRPAEKTITQESFVSLQGLLFSCKYKVILQPVSKKSRPLAESTSFFTPSCATIQAKSPKPITCTGESVTQQKVLVKAANLTASFEVRGGNVTAIFSWDLSLSPLNQQLTGYQVTWAEVISTSRHNNNKLPHSLISQSQILPPDGNVLVVSGLHPASLYRLEVQAITAEGEGPANSRSFQTPGYQSSLKHRSKLRKYHHEQPIIERH; from the exons ATGCTGGCCACGAGCAGCGGTGTCATGATGAAGAAGAGCTTGTCTCTGTGGATTATTTTCCTCCTCAGCTTCGGTGTTTGCGCCAGGAAGCAGCGAGATGATACTGAGGATGATGAGTCCTGGTCGGAGAGTGTTTCCAGGGCGAGGTGCGCGTCTCGGTGCCTCAGTCTGCACAGTATAGCTGCGCTCTCCTCACCAATGCAG AATAATGGATCCTTGGGCTGGTGTCATAATCATAAACAATGCGCAAAG TGCTTAGAGCCCTGCAAAGATTCCtgggtgatgaagaggaaaagCAATTGCAGGGAGCTGTGTGAG CGGGTGTTTCCCAAGAAGCACTGGGAGTGTGTGACCAGCTGTGAGTTCCTTCAGTCAGTGTTGGCGGTGAAGCAGGGCAGCTGTCCACCTCCAGAGAAAGCCAGCGGTTTCGCGGCCGCCTGCGTGGAGAGCTGCGATCACGACCGAGAATGTTCAGCTCAGAAGAAATGCTGCTCCAACGGCTGCGGACACACGTGTCAGTCTCCGAAAGACCTCTACAAGG GTGCTCCTCTGAAGCCAAGAAAGGAGCTAGGCTTTGAAGAACTCTCCTCCGATCAGCTGGAGGTGCGTTGGTCCTCCCGCTTCAACATCTCAGCCGAACCCGTGGTCAACGTCCTGCAGAGGAGATGGAACTTTGGCATCCAGCCCAGCGAGGATACCGCCACCTCCTGGCAGGTGGTTGCACAG ACCACAGAGCAGGGAGCCAGGCTGACTGACATCCGACCGGGCCGCTGGTACCAGTTCAGAGTGGCAGCCGTCAACACCCATGGGACCAGAGGTTTCACCACACCCAGTAGACACATCCACTCCAGCAGAG ACCCCTCCAATCCCCCTGCTCCCACTGAGCTGAGGGCGACCAACATGACATTCGGCCCCGGCAGGACGGTGTCAGCCCAGCTTCAGTGGAGCATGCTGGCTGACCTGGATGTTCCTGTCCACCACTATAAGGTCAGCTGGAGCTGGACCGCAGTGGGACAGCCCTCTGCTTCATCCCTGACcaagaggaggaagactgtCAGAGAG ggccAGGTGGAACTGGACAGCATGAGGTCTAACAGGAACTACAGTGTGGAGGTCCAGGCTGTTTCCTACTGGGGACAAACTCAGCTGAAAGGACCGCGAGCAGTGCTTCACTTCAGCACCCAGCGTG CCTCCAGTCCTGCACCACGAAACCCTTCAGGTGACATACTTGATGTGGGGACGCCATTCTACCAGGACGGACAGCTTCACGTTCATGTTTACTGGCAGAGCAGCACAg atcCTTCAGTTGAATTCTACAGAATCCAGTGGGGCCCAGAGTACTGTGGACACAACCAGACCAGACCTGCAGAGAAGACAATCACACAG GAGAGCTTTGTCAGCCTGCAGGGTTTGCTCTTCTCTTGTAAGTATAAAGTCATTCTGCAGCCGGTCAGCAAGAAGAGTCGTCCTTTGGCAGAAAGCACCAGCTTCTTCACTCCGTCCTGCGCTACCATCCAGGCCAAGAGTCCCAAACCCATCACCTGCACTGGGGAAAGTG TGACCCAGCAGAAGGTCTTGGTGAAGGCAGCCAACCTGACAGCATCCTTTGAGGTCAGAGGAGGCAATGTGACAGCCATCTTTAGCTGGGATTTGTCCTTGTCCCCTCTGAACCAGCAGCTCACCGGCTATCAGGTGACCTGGGCGGAGGTCATCTCCACCAGCCGCCACAATAACAACAAGCTGCCTCACAGCCTCATCTCACAGTCCCAGATATTACCTCCG GATGGTAATGTTCTGGTGGTGTCAGGTCTGCACCCTGCCAGTCTCTACAGGCTGGAGGTCCAGGCCATCACAGCAGAAGGTGAAGGTCCTGCAAACAGCAGATCTTTCCAGACTCCTGGATACCAAAGCAGCCTGAAGCACA GAAGCAAGCTGAGGAAGTATCACCATGAACAGCCCATCATTGAGAGGCACTGA